In Paracoccus aerodenitrificans, the following are encoded in one genomic region:
- the rpsT gene encoding 30S ribosomal protein S20 produces MANTAQSKKRARQVERRTEVNKARRSRIRTFLRKVEEAIASGDAEAAKAALQAAQPELMRGVTKGVYHKNTASRKISRLAARVKAVGAN; encoded by the coding sequence ATGGCAAATACTGCCCAGTCCAAAAAACGCGCCCGCCAGGTCGAGCGTCGCACCGAAGTCAACAAAGCCCGCCGCTCGCGCATCCGGACCTTTCTGCGCAAGGTAGAAGAGGCGATTGCCTCGGGCGATGCCGAAGCCGCGAAGGCCGCTTTGCAGGCTGCTCAGCCGGAACTCATGCGTGGCGTGACAAAAGGCGTTTATCATAAGAATACTGCATCGCGCAAAATCTCGCGCCTTGCCGCTCGTGTAAAAGCAGTCGG